From Nocardia sp. XZ_19_385:
ATCGGTGGCGGCGCGGCTGCCGAGGTCGTGGCGAACCAGGTGCAGGCAGCAGTCCAGGGCGGCGGCCACGCCCGCGGAGGTGATGATGTCGCCCAGATCGGACCAGAGCGTGTCGGCGCGGACCCGGACCGCCGGGTAGGCGCGGGCCAGGTCGTCGGCGGAGGCCCAGTGCGTGGTGATCTCGCGTCCGTCGGCCAGGCCGCTGGCCGCGACTGCCCAGGCGCCCAGGCATAAGCCGACGATGCGGGCGCCGTTGGCGTGGGCGCGGTAGAGGGCGGCGTGCAGCCGGGGGGAGATGCCGGTGCCGCGGATCCAGCTGGGGATGACGATGGTGCCCGCGTTGTCGAACACATCCAGACCGTGTTTGACGTGGATGTCGAAACCGGATGGGGTGCTGAGGATTCCGGGCTGCTCGGCGCACACCACGACTTCGTACGGGGTGCTCGGATCGCCGTCGGCGCCGATCCGGCCGAACACCAGGGTGGGCACGGACAGGTGGAAGGGGCTGATGCCGTCGAAGGCGAGAACGGCCACGGAGTGCATGGCCCGATCTTAGCGGAAGGTGACTCGCGGGCCACTGGTCGTGCGGTGCGGCGGCGCGCAGGATCTTTTCCATGACCGAGACGATCGAACGCACCAGCCTGCAAGCCCTGCACATCGGCGGACCCACGCTGCGGTTCCGCTACGGCGGTCTGACCTGGCTCACCGACCCCACCTTCGACGAGCCGGGGGATTACCCGGGCCCGGTCACGCTGCACAAGCTCACCGGACCCGCGGTGCCGGTGGCGCAGGTCGGGGCGGTGGATGTGGTGCTGCTCTCGCACGACCAGCACGCCGACAACCTCGACCACTCCGGGCGGGAATTCCTGGACTCGGTCGAGACCGTGTTGTCCACGCCGGATGCGGCCGAGCGCCTGAATGGTGTTCGCGGCATGGCGAATTGGGAGACGGCGGTGGTCGGCGCGGTGACCGTCACCGCCGTTCCCGCGCTGCACGGGCCCGAAGGCTGCGAACCGGTCACGGGTGTCGTCACCGGGTTCGTGCTGCAGGCCGCGGGGGAGCCGACGGTGTACGTGTCCGGGGACAATGCCTCGGTGGACCTGGTCGGGGAGATCGCCGAGCGCGTCGGCCGGATCGATGTCGCGATTCTGTTTGTGGGCGCGGCGAATCCGGGCGCCTTCGGCGATACCGATGTCACCCTGAACGCGCGCACCGCCGTACAGGCCGCGGCGAAGCTGGGCGACGCCGTCATCGTGCCGGTGCACGGCGAGGGCTGGGCGCACTTCACCGAAACCCTCGACCACCTGGCGCGCACCTTCGAATACGCGGGTCGCGCACAGCAATTGCGGATTCCGCCCTTGGGGCAGGAGATCGGAGTCTGACCCCCTCCGGTTCATTGCCGCTGCTCGCGCCGAGGAGCGGGAGCGGGCGACGTGGCGAAATCCCGGATGCGCGAGGACACTGAGGGCATGGCAAACAATGGACCGTTCGGGATTGATCCGGAAGACTTCGAGCGCGTGCTGCGT
This genomic window contains:
- a CDS encoding GlxA family transcriptional regulator; this encodes MHSVAVLAFDGISPFHLSVPTLVFGRIGADGDPSTPYEVVVCAEQPGILSTPSGFDIHVKHGLDVFDNAGTIVIPSWIRGTGISPRLHAALYRAHANGARIVGLCLGAWAVAASGLADGREITTHWASADDLARAYPAVRVRADTLWSDLGDIITSAGVAAALDCCLHLVRHDLGSRAATDLARALVTAPHRSGSQAQYIPVAVPDAADDDPIEHAMLWARAHLGDAIDLDRWAAVALMSRRTFTRRFRDRTGTSPQQWLLLQRTDRARLLLETTDDTMDRIAADTGFGTAVSLRHHFHRILGTSPAAHRAMFRRASVA
- a CDS encoding MBL fold metallo-hydrolase, whose protein sequence is MTETIERTSLQALHIGGPTLRFRYGGLTWLTDPTFDEPGDYPGPVTLHKLTGPAVPVAQVGAVDVVLLSHDQHADNLDHSGREFLDSVETVLSTPDAAERLNGVRGMANWETAVVGAVTVTAVPALHGPEGCEPVTGVVTGFVLQAAGEPTVYVSGDNASVDLVGEIAERVGRIDVAILFVGAANPGAFGDTDVTLNARTAVQAAAKLGDAVIVPVHGEGWAHFTETLDHLARTFEYAGRAQQLRIPPLGQEIGV